A region of Takifugu rubripes chromosome 6, fTakRub1.2, whole genome shotgun sequence DNA encodes the following proteins:
- the arpc3 gene encoding actin-related protein 2/3 complex subunit 3 isoform X2: MDCVKFKTLDCKLYFEEIKAVWRLRVAAGGTAGQYFLFQGRVGQTELELLLDSLLLFNMPAYHSNLMLPETRLVGNMALLPIKTQFKGPARGDGIDSDIIDEAIYYFKANVFFKNYEIKNEADRTLIYVTLYISECLKKLQKCSSRSQGEKEMYTLGITNFPIPGEPGFPLNAMYVKPSNKQEEETMRGYLQQIRQETGLRLCDRVFDPQTDRPSKWWVCFVKKQFMNKSLSAPGQ; the protein is encoded by the exons ATGGACTGTGTAAAGTTTAAAACATTGGATTGTAAGTTATATTTTGaagaaataaaagctgtttGGCGCCTCCGTGTGGCAGCTGGTGGTACAGCGGGGcagtacttcctgtttcagggCAGGGTGGGACAGACggaactggagctgctgctcgaCTCGTTACTACTGTTCAACATGCCG GCGTATCATTCGAACCTGATGCTCCCCGAGACCAGGCTGGTGGGGAACATGGCTCTGCTCCCCATCAAGACCCAGTTCAAGGGTCCGGCTCGGGGCGACG GAATTGACTCGGACATCATCGACGAGGCCATTTATTATTTCAAGGCCAACGTTTTCTTCAAGAACTACGAGATCAAG AATGAGGCAGACAGGACGCTCATCTACGTCACGCTCTACATTTCTGAATGTCTGAAGAAGCTCCAGAAG TGCAGCTCCAGGAGtcaaggagagaaagagatgtaCACCCTGGGAATCACCAACTTCCCTATTCCTGGAGAGCCCGGCTTTCCTCTCAACGCCATGTACGTGAAACCCAGCAACaagcaggaggaag AGACCATGAGGGGCTACCTGCAGCAGATCCGCCAGGAGACGGGTCTGAGGCTGTGCGACCGCGTCTTCGATCCCCAGACGGACCGACCCAGTAAA TGGTGGGTCTGCTTCGTCAAGAAGCAGTTCATGAACAAAAGTCTGTCAGCCCCTGGTCAGT GA
- the arpc3 gene encoding actin-related protein 2/3 complex subunit 3 isoform X1: MDCVKFKTLDCKLYFEEIKAVWRLRVAAGGTAGQYFLFQGRVGQTELELLLDSLLLFNMPAYHSNLMLPETRLVGNMALLPIKTQFKGPARGDGIDSDIIDEAIYYFKANVFFKNYEIKNEADRTLIYVTLYISECLKKLQKCSSRSQGEKEMYTLGITNFPIPGEPGFPLNAMYVKPSNKQEEETMRGYLQQIRQETGLRLCDRVFDPQTDRPSKWWVCFVKKQFMNKSLSAPGQ; encoded by the exons ATGGACTGTGTAAAGTTTAAAACATTGGATTGTAAGTTATATTTTGaagaaataaaagctgtttGGCGCCTCCGTGTGGCAGCTGGTGGTACAGCGGGGcagtacttcctgtttcagggCAGGGTGGGACAGACggaactggagctgctgctcgaCTCGTTACTACTGTTCAACATGCCG GCGTATCATTCGAACCTGATGCTCCCCGAGACCAGGCTGGTGGGGAACATGGCTCTGCTCCCCATCAAGACCCAGTTCAAGGGTCCGGCTCGGGGCGACG GAATTGACTCGGACATCATCGACGAGGCCATTTATTATTTCAAGGCCAACGTTTTCTTCAAGAACTACGAGATCAAG AATGAGGCAGACAGGACGCTCATCTACGTCACGCTCTACATTTCTGAATGTCTGAAGAAGCTCCAGAAG TGCAGCTCCAGGAGtcaaggagagaaagagatgtaCACCCTGGGAATCACCAACTTCCCTATTCCTGGAGAGCCCGGCTTTCCTCTCAACGCCATGTACGTGAAACCCAGCAACaagcaggaggaag AGACCATGAGGGGCTACCTGCAGCAGATCCGCCAGGAGACGGGTCTGAGGCTGTGCGACCGCGTCTTCGATCCCCAGACGGACCGACCCAGTAAA TGGTGGGTCTGCTTCGTCAAGAAGCAGTTCATGAACAAAAGTCTGTCAGCCCCTGGTCAGTGA
- the gpn3 gene encoding GPN-loop GTPase 3 produces the protein MPRYAQLVMGPAGSGKSTYCSTMVQHCGTLNRSVQVVNLDPAAEHFNYPVMADIRELIQVDDVMEDPSLRFGPNGGLVFCMEYFANNFDWLEETLGHVDDDYILFDCPGQIELYTHLPVMRQLVERLQQWEFRVCGVFLVDSQFMVESFKFISGVMAALSSMVSLEIPQVNIMTKMDLLNSKAKKEIEKYLDPDMYSMLQDNSDSIRSTKFQKLTEAICGLIEDYSMVRFLPFDCTDEEGVNIVLQHIDFSIQYGEDLDFKEPKELDEEPANLNYDEIFQNKGNS, from the exons ATGCCTCGTTATGCGCAGCTCGTGATGGGTCCGGCAGGCAGCGGGAAG AGCACCTACTGCTCCACCATGGTCCAGCACTGCGGGACCCTGAACCGCTCCGTCCAGGTGGTCAACTTGGACCCAGCAGCGGAACACTTCAACTACCCGGTCATGGCAG ACATCCGCGAGCTCATCCAGGTGGATGACGTCATGGAGGACCCCTCTCTGAGGTTTGGTCCTAATGGAGGTCTGGTCTTCTGCATGGAGTACTTTGCTAACAACTTTGATTGGCTGGAGGAGACCCTGGGTCATGTGGACGATGACTACATCCTGTTCGACTGCCCAG GTCAGATTGAACTCTACACTCACCTCCCAGtcatgaggcagctggtggaacGGCTCCAACAGTGGGAGTTTCGGGTTTGTGGAGTTTTTCTGGTGGACTCCCAGTTCATGGTGGAGTCCTTTAAG TTCATCTCTGGAGTCATGGCAGCCCTGAGCTCCATGGTGTCGCTAGAGATCCCTCAAGTTAACATCATGACCAAAATGGACCTGCTGAACTCTAAAGCCAAGAAGGAGATCGAAAA GTATCTGGACCCGGACATGTACTCGATGCTACAAGATAACTCGGACAGCATCAGGAGCACAAAGTTTCAGAAGCTGACAGAAGCCATCTGTGGTCTG ATCGAGGACTACAGCATGGTGAGGTTCCTGCCCTTCGACTGCACGGACGAGGAGGGAGTCAACATCGTCTTGCAGCACATCGACTTCTCCATCCAGTACGGAGAGGACCTGGACTTCAAGGAGCCAAAG gagctggaTGAAGAACCCGCAAACCTAAACTACGACGagatatttcaaaataaaggcaaCAGCTGA
- the rnf170 gene encoding E3 ubiquitin-protein ligase RNF170 codes for MEDSHCGDYLIQDEDTLIEGVSNQVLFVVVVVVTFLSGLLTLLCRQEEQNIHPENQEHVRVVRQQLQTDQAEDRQQFYTDMSCPVCLQQAVLPVETNCGHLFCGSCIIAYWRYGTWLGAISCPICRQMVTLLFPLFPEHASPQRVQDGEAEPQLILRDINDYNRRFSGQPRSLMDRLRDVPTLLRHAFREMFSVGGLFWMFRIRILLCLVGAITYLASPLDILPEALFGLLGFLDDFFVILLLLVYISIMYREVVTQRLNG; via the exons ATGGAGGACAGCCACTGTGGGGACTACCTGATCCAGGATGAGGACACCCTCATTGAAGGTGTCAGCAACCAggtgttgtttgttgttgtggttgtggtCACGTTCCTTTCTGGCCTCCTCACGCTGCTCTGCAG gcaggaggagcagaacatCCATCCTGAGAACCAGGAGCACGTCCGAGTTGTCCGACAGCAACTCCAGACAGATCAG GCGGAGGACAGGCAGCAGTTCTACACGgacatgtcctgtcctgtgtgtctgcagcaggcCGTCCTGCCCGTTGAAACCAACTGTGGACATCTGTTCTGTG GCTCCTGCATCATCGCCTACTGGAGGTACGGAACGTGGCTGGGAGCCATCAGCTGCCCCATCTGCAGACAAATG GTGACGTTACTGTTCCCGTTATTCCCCGAGCACGCTTCTCCACAGAGGGTCCAGGATGGTGAAGCAGAACCTCAGCTCATATTAAGAGACATTAACGACTACAACCGAAGGTTCTCGGGTCAGCCCAGATCT TTGATGGACAGACTCCGGGACGTTCCCACTCTGCTCCGTCACGCCTTCAGGGAGATGTTCTCTGTAGGCGGCCTCTTCTGGATGTTCCGCATCCGGATCCTCCTCTGCCTCGTGGGCGCCATCACCTACCTGGCGTCGCCGCTCGACATCTTGCCCGAGGCTCTGTTTGGCCTACTGGGCTTCCTGGATGATTTCTTcgtgatcctgctgctgctcgtctACATCTCCATCATGTACAGAGAAGTGGTGACGCAGAGACTCAACGGTTAG
- the LOC101062371 gene encoding protein Hook homolog 3 isoform X2: MSTLETLDRMELCESLLTWIHTFGLEAPCRTVEDLTSGVVMAQALQKIDGAYFSDSWISRIKPEVGDNWRLKISNLKKVLKGILDYNQEVLGLHINDFTLPDVTLVGEHGDTAELGRMLQLILGCAVNCEQKQEYIQTIMMMEESVQHVVMTAIQELMSKETPVTGGNDSYVDLDRQLKKTVEELNDALATKEEISQRCRELDLQVAALQEEKSSLLAENQVLMERLNQSDSIEDINSPAGRRHLQLQTQLEQLQEETFRLEASKDDYRIRCEELEKELLDVKSQNEELTTLADEAQSLKDEMDVLRHSSDKVTKLEGTVEHYKKKLEDMGLLRRQNKLMEEKNTVLMQTNVSLEEELRKANAAKGQLETYKRQVVELQNKLSEESKKADKMEFEYKRLKEKVDSLQKEKDRMRTERDSLKETIEELHCVQAQEGQLTSGLLPLTSSGASDSLAAEITTPEMREHLIRLQHENKMLKLSQEGSDNEKIALLQSLMEDASRRTSELETENRLINQRLMEEQSQVEELQKSLQEQGSTAEDSSLLKKKYEENLAKVRELSNEVSKKTSFIDEMELKYSSSTQRVDELEEALKKKDEDMKQMEERYKKYLEKAKSVIRTLDPKQNQGSGPEVQALKNQLQEKERMLHSLEKEMDKAKGQRDYEEKMIVSAWYNMGISLQKMAAEDRLANTGSGQSFLARQRQATSARRTYPGHVQPASARSSSRSPL, from the exons ATGAGTACACTCGAGACCCTGGATCGAATGGAGCTGTGTGAAAGCCTTTTAACTTGG ATCCACACCTTCGGCCTAGAGGCTCCATGTAGGACGGTGGAAGACCTGACGAGTGGCGTGGTCATGGCTCAGGCCCTCCAGAAAAT AGATGGAGCGTACTTCAGCGACTCCTGGATCAGCAGGATCAAGCCAGAGGTTGGAGACAACTGGAGGTTAAAG ATCAGCAACCTGAAGAAAGTCCTGAAAGGGATCCTGGACTACAACCAGGAG gttctGGGGCTGCACATCAACGACTTCACCTTACCGGACGTGACCCTGGTGGGAGAGCACGGAGACACGGCGGAGCTGGGGAGGATGCTGCAGCTGATCCTGGGCTGTGCTGTCAACTGTGAGCAGAAGcaag AATACATCCAGACCATAATGATGATGGAGGAGTCAGTGCAGCATGTTGTCATGACAGCCATCCAAGAG cTGATGAGCAAAGAGACTCCAGTTACCGGTGGAAATGACTCGTACGTGGATCTGGACCGACAG CTGAAGAAGACGGTGGAGGAGCTAAACGATGCTTTGGCCACCAAAGAAGAGATCTCTCAGAGGTGTCgggagctggacctgcag GTGGCAGCgttgcaggaggagaagagcagttTGCTGGCTGAAAACCAGGTTCTGATGGAGAGACTCAACCAGTCAGACTCCATCGAGGACATCAACAGCCCCGCAGGACGCAggcatctgcagctgcagacacagctggagcagctgcaggaggaaaccttcag GTTGGAAGCATCCAAAGACGACTACCGCATCCGTTGCgaagagctggagaaggagctgctggatgtgAAGTCTCAGAACGAGGAGCTGACGACGCTCGCTGACGAAGCTCAGTCACTCAAAGATGAGATGGACGTCCTCAG GCACTCGTCAGACAAAGTCACAAAGCTGGAGGGAACTGTGGAACACTACAAGAAGAAACTGGAGGACATGGGGCTGCTAAGACGACAG AATAaactgatggaggagaagaacacAGTGCTGATGCAGACTAACGTCAGTCTGGAGGAGGAACTTCGGAAAGCCAATGCTGCCAAGGGCCAGCTGGAGACCTACAAGAGACAG GTGGTGGAGCTCCAGAACAAACTgtctgaagagtccaaaaaAGCTGACAAGATGGAGTTTGAGTACAAACGTCTGAAGGAGAAGGTGGACTCTCTCCAGAAAGAAAAGGAC CGAATGAGGACGGAACGAGACTCTCTGAAGGAGACCATTGAAGAGCTGCACTGTGTTCAGGCCCAGGAAGGCCAGCTCACATCAG GTCTGCTTCCTCTGACGAGCAGCGGTGCTTCGGATTCACTGGCTGCTGAGATCACCACACCTGAGATGAG agAGCATCTGATCCGTCTGCAGCATGAGAACAAGATGCTGAAACTGTCCCAGGAAGGTTCAGACAACGAGAAGATCGCTCTGCTGCAGAGTCTGATGGAGGACGCCAGCAGGAGGACGAGCGAGCTGGAGACGGAGAACAG GCTGATTAATCAACGtctgatggaggagcagagtcaggtggaggagctgcagaagtcTCTGCAGGAGCAGGGCTCCACGGCTGAAGAT TCTTCGCTCCTTAAAAAGAAGTATGAGGAGAATCT GGCGAAGGTCCGAGAGCTGAGCAACGAGGTGTCGAAGAAGACCTCCTTCATTGATGAGATGGAACTGaagtacagcagcagca CTCAGAGAgtggacgagctggaggaagccctgaagaagaaagatgaagacatgaagcagatggaggagagataCAAGAAATACCTGGAGAAGGCCAAGAGT GTGATTCGGACCCTGGACCCCAAACAGAACCAGGGCTCAGGTCCAGAGGTCCAGGCCCtgaagaaccagctgcaggagaaggagaggatgCTGCACTCGCTGGAG AAGGAGATGGACaaggccaaaggtcaaagggaTTATGAGGAGAAGATGATTGTGTCGGCGTGGTACAACATG GGTATCTCCCTGCAGAAGATGGCGGCTGAAGACAGACTCGCCAACACTGGCTCCGGTCAGTCCTTCCTGGCCCGGCAGAGACAGGCCACCAGTGCCCGCCGCACCTATCCAGGCCACGTCCAGCCTGCGTCCGCCAG ATCATCTTCAAGATCACCCCTTTGA
- the LOC101062371 gene encoding protein Hook homolog 3 isoform X3 yields MSTLETLDRMELCESLLTWIHTFGLEAPCRTVEDLTSGVVMAQALQKIDGAYFSDSWISRIKPEVGDNWRLKISNLKKVLKGILDYNQEVLGLHINDFTLPDVTLVGEHGDTAELGRMLQLILGCAVNCEQKQEYIQTIMMMEESVQHVVMTAIQELMSKETPVTGGNDSYVDLDRQLKKTVEELNDALATKEEISQRCRELDLQVAALQEEKSSLLAENQVLMERLNQSDSIEDINSPAGRRHLQLQTQLEQLQEETFRLEASKDDYRIRCEELEKELLDVKSQNEELTTLADEAQSLKDEMDVLRHSSDKVTKLEGTVEHYKKKLEDMGLLRRQNKLMEEKNTVLMQTNVSLEEELRKANAAKGQLETYKRQVVELQNKLSEESKKADKMEFEYKRLKEKVDSLQKEKDRMRTERDSLKETIEELHCVQAQEGQLTSGLLPLTSSGASDSLAAEITTPEMREHLIRLQHENKMLKLSQEGSDNEKIALLQSLMEDASRRTSELETENRLINQRLMEEQSQVEELQKSLQEQGSTAEDSSLLKKKYEENLAKVRELSNEVSKKTSFIDEMELKYSSSTQRVDELEEALKKKDEDMKQMEERYKKYLEKAKSVIRTLDPKQNQGSGPEVQALKNQLQEKERMLHSLEKEMDKAKGQRDYEEKMIVSAWYNMGISLQKMAAEDRLANTGSGQSFLARQRQATSARRTYPGHVQPASASDVTA; encoded by the exons ATGAGTACACTCGAGACCCTGGATCGAATGGAGCTGTGTGAAAGCCTTTTAACTTGG ATCCACACCTTCGGCCTAGAGGCTCCATGTAGGACGGTGGAAGACCTGACGAGTGGCGTGGTCATGGCTCAGGCCCTCCAGAAAAT AGATGGAGCGTACTTCAGCGACTCCTGGATCAGCAGGATCAAGCCAGAGGTTGGAGACAACTGGAGGTTAAAG ATCAGCAACCTGAAGAAAGTCCTGAAAGGGATCCTGGACTACAACCAGGAG gttctGGGGCTGCACATCAACGACTTCACCTTACCGGACGTGACCCTGGTGGGAGAGCACGGAGACACGGCGGAGCTGGGGAGGATGCTGCAGCTGATCCTGGGCTGTGCTGTCAACTGTGAGCAGAAGcaag AATACATCCAGACCATAATGATGATGGAGGAGTCAGTGCAGCATGTTGTCATGACAGCCATCCAAGAG cTGATGAGCAAAGAGACTCCAGTTACCGGTGGAAATGACTCGTACGTGGATCTGGACCGACAG CTGAAGAAGACGGTGGAGGAGCTAAACGATGCTTTGGCCACCAAAGAAGAGATCTCTCAGAGGTGTCgggagctggacctgcag GTGGCAGCgttgcaggaggagaagagcagttTGCTGGCTGAAAACCAGGTTCTGATGGAGAGACTCAACCAGTCAGACTCCATCGAGGACATCAACAGCCCCGCAGGACGCAggcatctgcagctgcagacacagctggagcagctgcaggaggaaaccttcag GTTGGAAGCATCCAAAGACGACTACCGCATCCGTTGCgaagagctggagaaggagctgctggatgtgAAGTCTCAGAACGAGGAGCTGACGACGCTCGCTGACGAAGCTCAGTCACTCAAAGATGAGATGGACGTCCTCAG GCACTCGTCAGACAAAGTCACAAAGCTGGAGGGAACTGTGGAACACTACAAGAAGAAACTGGAGGACATGGGGCTGCTAAGACGACAG AATAaactgatggaggagaagaacacAGTGCTGATGCAGACTAACGTCAGTCTGGAGGAGGAACTTCGGAAAGCCAATGCTGCCAAGGGCCAGCTGGAGACCTACAAGAGACAG GTGGTGGAGCTCCAGAACAAACTgtctgaagagtccaaaaaAGCTGACAAGATGGAGTTTGAGTACAAACGTCTGAAGGAGAAGGTGGACTCTCTCCAGAAAGAAAAGGAC CGAATGAGGACGGAACGAGACTCTCTGAAGGAGACCATTGAAGAGCTGCACTGTGTTCAGGCCCAGGAAGGCCAGCTCACATCAG GTCTGCTTCCTCTGACGAGCAGCGGTGCTTCGGATTCACTGGCTGCTGAGATCACCACACCTGAGATGAG agAGCATCTGATCCGTCTGCAGCATGAGAACAAGATGCTGAAACTGTCCCAGGAAGGTTCAGACAACGAGAAGATCGCTCTGCTGCAGAGTCTGATGGAGGACGCCAGCAGGAGGACGAGCGAGCTGGAGACGGAGAACAG GCTGATTAATCAACGtctgatggaggagcagagtcaggtggaggagctgcagaagtcTCTGCAGGAGCAGGGCTCCACGGCTGAAGAT TCTTCGCTCCTTAAAAAGAAGTATGAGGAGAATCT GGCGAAGGTCCGAGAGCTGAGCAACGAGGTGTCGAAGAAGACCTCCTTCATTGATGAGATGGAACTGaagtacagcagcagca CTCAGAGAgtggacgagctggaggaagccctgaagaagaaagatgaagacatgaagcagatggaggagagataCAAGAAATACCTGGAGAAGGCCAAGAGT GTGATTCGGACCCTGGACCCCAAACAGAACCAGGGCTCAGGTCCAGAGGTCCAGGCCCtgaagaaccagctgcaggagaaggagaggatgCTGCACTCGCTGGAG AAGGAGATGGACaaggccaaaggtcaaagggaTTATGAGGAGAAGATGATTGTGTCGGCGTGGTACAACATG GGTATCTCCCTGCAGAAGATGGCGGCTGAAGACAGACTCGCCAACACTGGCTCCGGTCAGTCCTTCCTGGCCCGGCAGAGACAGGCCACCAGTGCCCGCCGCACCTATCCAGGCCACGTCCAGCCTGCGTCCGCCAG TGATGTCACTGCATGA
- the LOC101062371 gene encoding protein Hook homolog 3 isoform X1, whose product MSTLETLDRMELCESLLTWIHTFGLEAPCRTVEDLTSGVVMAQALQKIDGAYFSDSWISRIKPEVGDNWRLKISNLKKVLKGILDYNQEVLGLHINDFTLPDVTLVGEHGDTAELGRMLQLILGCAVNCEQKQEYIQTIMMMEESVQHVVMTAIQELMSKETPVTGGNDSYVDLDRQLKKTVEELNDALATKEEISQRCRELDLQVAALQEEKSSLLAENQVLMERLNQSDSIEDINSPAGRRHLQLQTQLEQLQEETFRLEASKDDYRIRCEELEKELLDVKSQNEELTTLADEAQSLKDEMDVLRHSSDKVTKLEGTVEHYKKKLEDMGLLRRQNKLMEEKNTVLMQTNVSLEEELRKANAAKGQLETYKRQVVELQNKLSEESKKADKMEFEYKRLKEKVDSLQKEKDRMRTERDSLKETIEELHCVQAQEGQLTSGLLPLTSSGASDSLAAEITTPEMREHLIRLQHENKMLKLSQEGSDNEKIALLQSLMEDASRRTSELETENRLINQRLMEEQSQVEELQKSLQEQGSTAEDSSLLKKKYEENLAKVRELSNEVSKKTSFIDEMELKYSSSTQRVDELEEALKKKDEDMKQMEERYKKYLEKAKSVIRTLDPKQNQGSGPEVQALKNQLQEKERMLHSLEKEMDKAKGQRDYEEKMIVSAWYNMGISLQKMAAEDRLANTGSGQSFLARQRQATSARRTYPGHVQPASASFSSVRETGCLSSTWTPGDQTHIT is encoded by the exons ATGAGTACACTCGAGACCCTGGATCGAATGGAGCTGTGTGAAAGCCTTTTAACTTGG ATCCACACCTTCGGCCTAGAGGCTCCATGTAGGACGGTGGAAGACCTGACGAGTGGCGTGGTCATGGCTCAGGCCCTCCAGAAAAT AGATGGAGCGTACTTCAGCGACTCCTGGATCAGCAGGATCAAGCCAGAGGTTGGAGACAACTGGAGGTTAAAG ATCAGCAACCTGAAGAAAGTCCTGAAAGGGATCCTGGACTACAACCAGGAG gttctGGGGCTGCACATCAACGACTTCACCTTACCGGACGTGACCCTGGTGGGAGAGCACGGAGACACGGCGGAGCTGGGGAGGATGCTGCAGCTGATCCTGGGCTGTGCTGTCAACTGTGAGCAGAAGcaag AATACATCCAGACCATAATGATGATGGAGGAGTCAGTGCAGCATGTTGTCATGACAGCCATCCAAGAG cTGATGAGCAAAGAGACTCCAGTTACCGGTGGAAATGACTCGTACGTGGATCTGGACCGACAG CTGAAGAAGACGGTGGAGGAGCTAAACGATGCTTTGGCCACCAAAGAAGAGATCTCTCAGAGGTGTCgggagctggacctgcag GTGGCAGCgttgcaggaggagaagagcagttTGCTGGCTGAAAACCAGGTTCTGATGGAGAGACTCAACCAGTCAGACTCCATCGAGGACATCAACAGCCCCGCAGGACGCAggcatctgcagctgcagacacagctggagcagctgcaggaggaaaccttcag GTTGGAAGCATCCAAAGACGACTACCGCATCCGTTGCgaagagctggagaaggagctgctggatgtgAAGTCTCAGAACGAGGAGCTGACGACGCTCGCTGACGAAGCTCAGTCACTCAAAGATGAGATGGACGTCCTCAG GCACTCGTCAGACAAAGTCACAAAGCTGGAGGGAACTGTGGAACACTACAAGAAGAAACTGGAGGACATGGGGCTGCTAAGACGACAG AATAaactgatggaggagaagaacacAGTGCTGATGCAGACTAACGTCAGTCTGGAGGAGGAACTTCGGAAAGCCAATGCTGCCAAGGGCCAGCTGGAGACCTACAAGAGACAG GTGGTGGAGCTCCAGAACAAACTgtctgaagagtccaaaaaAGCTGACAAGATGGAGTTTGAGTACAAACGTCTGAAGGAGAAGGTGGACTCTCTCCAGAAAGAAAAGGAC CGAATGAGGACGGAACGAGACTCTCTGAAGGAGACCATTGAAGAGCTGCACTGTGTTCAGGCCCAGGAAGGCCAGCTCACATCAG GTCTGCTTCCTCTGACGAGCAGCGGTGCTTCGGATTCACTGGCTGCTGAGATCACCACACCTGAGATGAG agAGCATCTGATCCGTCTGCAGCATGAGAACAAGATGCTGAAACTGTCCCAGGAAGGTTCAGACAACGAGAAGATCGCTCTGCTGCAGAGTCTGATGGAGGACGCCAGCAGGAGGACGAGCGAGCTGGAGACGGAGAACAG GCTGATTAATCAACGtctgatggaggagcagagtcaggtggaggagctgcagaagtcTCTGCAGGAGCAGGGCTCCACGGCTGAAGAT TCTTCGCTCCTTAAAAAGAAGTATGAGGAGAATCT GGCGAAGGTCCGAGAGCTGAGCAACGAGGTGTCGAAGAAGACCTCCTTCATTGATGAGATGGAACTGaagtacagcagcagca CTCAGAGAgtggacgagctggaggaagccctgaagaagaaagatgaagacatgaagcagatggaggagagataCAAGAAATACCTGGAGAAGGCCAAGAGT GTGATTCGGACCCTGGACCCCAAACAGAACCAGGGCTCAGGTCCAGAGGTCCAGGCCCtgaagaaccagctgcaggagaaggagaggatgCTGCACTCGCTGGAG AAGGAGATGGACaaggccaaaggtcaaagggaTTATGAGGAGAAGATGATTGTGTCGGCGTGGTACAACATG GGTATCTCCCTGCAGAAGATGGCGGCTGAAGACAGACTCGCCAACACTGGCTCCGGTCAGTCCTTCCTGGCCCGGCAGAGACAGGCCACCAGTGCCCGCCGCACCTATCCAGGCCACGTCCAGCCTGCGTCCGCCAG tTTCTCCTCAGTTAGAGAGACAGGatgtctctcctctacctggaCACCAGGAGACCAGACACACATAACATGA